CGCGACGTCGGGTACCAAAAAGTTCGAACCTACTCTCGTCTGTCCATAGAACTTTCTTCCAATCTTCTAATCCccaatttttatgcatttttgcCCATTCCAATCTTTCTTCTTATTTAATGCCCTCAACAAAGGTTTACGTGCAGCAACGCGTCCAGTTAAGTTGACTGATCTTAGTCTTCTTTTTACAGTATCAGTTGATACTGGCTTTACCCTTGTTTTGTTGAGTTCTGCTGTTAAAATTGTCGCTggaatttttctatttcttttgcTGGACACAACAATAAACGTATCTTCTTGCCGTGATGTAACTCTTGGTCTTCCAGAACGTGATCTGTCACTGTTGGAACCAATATCATGCAATCGTTGCAGAGCATATCTCACACCTGATTCGGATATTTTTAACCTGGAAGCAATTTTTCTATATGAATAACCTTCTTCACGTAAAATACATATTTTGCCACGAAGTTCTTCACAATATTCTTTCTTTACTTTCACCATTTCtcaaattctttattaaattcaagacATTAAATGCGCACACTAATGCCATtttcaagtataaatataaacataagtcTATTAAAAGCAACCAATTAAAATTACTGAAAACATCCTTACCATGCCGGAAAGTATCATGCTACTGTCAAACCTAAgcttacaaaaaatattttggttaaaacttttgtgcagttttaaatttaataaagaatactGAAGAACTTTATATGTATTTTACGTGAAAAAGGTTATTCATATAGAAAAATTTCTGCCATGTTTTTAGCAGCAGAACTCAACAAAACAAaggtaaacaaaattatttgaaacaaaaagaaaaggaaaaagtATGCAAAATTATGATTTGGCCTcatcaactttttatattaacattttattctttttatatatttaaaatcatccTAAAATGTATTGCATTTACTGTTCCTTGCAAATATTACACATGAGCGGAGACTTTTGCACGGTagtgtacatacatacatacatacatacatacatacatacatacatacatacatacatacatacatacatacatacatacatacatacatacatacatacatacatacatacatacatacatacatacatacatacatacatacttaaatacataaatacatacatgcatacatacatacaaacacacacacacacacacacacacacacacacacacacacacacacacacgcacatatacatatatacacatgcaTAAGACGGTAGATAgtgtttttacagaaagttgcGATATCTCACTGCTCCAATATTCATTTCTTAGTAAAAATTCCCTGGACTACATAaagaaatttctattaaaacttttcagTTTTCATATCGGATatgttctactctaaaatgACGAAACATTTCTACCCATCTTTTGTCGAGTTCTATTTTCTCATCGTTCCgtttcttcaatttttcttcatttaaatataaatttactcatCGAATTCCTTCAAAgagaaaattgtcattaataacaatatcttttacttcCTTTATTTCAAATTCGACTGCTAAAGAAACTtcttttcattcaattttactatttagaagggtccatttgaaacaattcaatGCTCTAAATTCACTATCCATTCTTCGatatattcatagcaaatttaaaaaaaaatcgtaacttcttttaaaaactcattttttaatccGGGAATGGAATCTTTCCAAACGGTCAGTTTATGCCTTAAGTTTATAGTAACATTAAAAgagttaaatatcaaaatacaaataagCAATTTGGATTTTACgtggctttttaaatattatttaattcaaaatatgaTTGGAACCGAAAGTGTACTGCATTATTATCAGCttattaattagatttttttttaaatttatttagctaaatgttattatttattattaattttattaaagctacttgatatttttatttcagatagaaaataaaaataatattgttcaTACTACGTTTTGATGATAAATACTTCATACTTATAAGGTTGTcccaaaaacaacatttttaaaaaaatatgctgccatatgtgttttatatgataaaaaaatacaggttttaaaaattttttgaatcaaaaatattttttgaagtccCTCAAGACCCGAAAACATATAACGAGTGCCTAAtattatcaacaacaaaaaaaaccttCAGAAGTGTATCTTGACATTTTATCTCAAATTAAGCGAAATcatatgaaaatttcaaatatgataattatattataaaaaacttcttgaaaaaataattgccAAAAATTGGTAAAAACGCACATTTTTCTTACTAAgttaataaacttcatttttcataatgttaaatctaacattgaaattttcatataagTTCGCTTTATTCGAGACATGATacacttaattaattttttttgataatattaggatccctgaaaatattttttattcaaaaaattttaaaaaccagtttctttaattatataACACATTAAAAAGAAGGCTACATCGTTGacttttcagaaattaattaacaaataaactgttgccatataaaatattctctgtATTTAAgaatcattttaaaagttcaaatgtTTATCGTATTTTTaaacgcatgcgtacctaaacatagcgctttttattaatatctaaACGATGCATTGCATTATAATTCAGACACCTTTTTTTCCCCTGgctttaactttatcttttattttccatttcaaaatagttttgaatatttgatgttttattgaTGCGGAATATTCAAGTCTTTATCACAATAGTTATAATTTGGGTGTTTTCCATCATCATAGAATATGTATCAAcctcaaaaatataaaacaaatttaatatatttttaagtaacatTAACGATCTGTAAACAACTTACTTTATACATCACTTCAatagttaatttattatataatcacTCATTATGGCATCATTGTTACGATGCAGTACTTTTTCATTAAGCCACACACATTAGATTCAAAAGTAAGTCCGATTAGCCCGTCTAGAATTGATTGGTGTGTAAACCAATGTTGATTAGTTTGTAAACCAAAccaattagtatatatatatatatatatatatatatatatatatatatatatatatatatatatatatatatatatatatatatatatatatatatatatatatatatatatatatatatatatatatgtatatatatatatatagatatatatacatatatatgtatatatatatgtacatatatatgtatatatatatgtatatatacatacatacatatatatatacatatatatttaaatatatgtacatatacatgtacatatatatgtacatataaacacatatatatacacatatatatttacatatatattatatatattatatataatatatatgtgtatatatatatatttatatatatgcacatatacatgtatatatatatatatgtagatatatatgtatacatgtatgtatatatatatatatatatgcatatatatatgtatgcatatatatgtatatatatatgtatatgtatatatatatgtatatatatatagctaataaaaaaaaatagatattcttgtttatatatatatatatatatatacatatatatatatatatatatatatatatatatatatatatatatatatatatatatattatatatatatatatatatatatatatatatatatatatatatatatatatatatatatatataatagatattcttgtttaagtttttacaaagttttatacatttttcttAAGAGCGGTTTTGCATGAGTTAGTCCATTACATGAAAGAACTAAATTAGCTATACGTTTTTGTTGACGATAAGGAGActtgaacattttttgttatttttatttttatatgtttgcaTAGATAACCTCTAAtgagaaagtaaaaaatactgTTGAGTTAAAGTacgcatatataaaaaaagatttttcatttatattacaCTTCTATATTTATGTGAAATTATGTTGCTTTTTCGATGTAGTATTTTCGTTGAGGTTTTTTTGACAATAACACCTAAAAAGTGAAAAGattttactctttttaattgaatattataattaatagaaaTGACGTTTCATGGCatcagtttttttgaaaatggaaAGAATATAACTCAGTTAACTTTTTCTATATTACCTGACAGTTTACTTAAAACCCAATAGAAATCTTTTTAAGTTCATACGCTTAAATAATCCTAacgtttttatttgaataaaattaatttgtgtcttttacaaataatattgttttcagGTTGGATGCTTGATAAAgattgatatttgttaaaagaaGAAGTAGTCTGCATTTAGAATAATgcggaatatatatatatatatatatatatatatatatatatatatatatatatatatatatatatatat
The nucleotide sequence above comes from Hydra vulgaris chromosome 09, alternate assembly HydraT2T_AEP. Encoded proteins:
- the LOC136085250 gene encoding uncharacterized protein LOC136085250: MVKVKKEYCEELRGKICILREEGYSYRKIASRLKISESGVRYALQRLHDIGSNSDRSRSGRPRVTSRQEDTFIVVSSKRNRKIPATILTAELNKTRVKPVSTDTVKRRLRSVNLTGRVAARKPLLRALNKKKDWNGQKCIKIGD